From the genome of Thermogutta terrifontis, one region includes:
- a CDS encoding tyrosine-type recombinase/integrase, with the protein MASVAKDGKGWRILFVAPDGKRKTLRLGRVDKKTAESIRVHVEALLASRISGLPVQQATATWLNTIGEALKEKLAKAGLIDSAATAKLGSYLEAYLATRTATYAPATRIVWGHTIRNLCDFFGRECRLADITPEKAEAFRQYLMGQGLADTTINKRLQFARMFFAHAQRMGLIQGNPFGFVTHRAGDPSGRRVYVSVEDTLRLIENAPNVWWRLLIALARFGGLRIPSEAFSLRWADVNWADGRIVVSSPKTASKGKPYRVIPMFPLLKPYLEEAWDATLPGAEYVFPEEYRRRAQGPAGWINCNLRTTFEKIIRRAGLEPWPRLWHNLRASCESDLAQAFPLAVVTKWLGNTPSIALRHYVDPTDAAYQVALQWRPKTKVDSNRVQPDTTGVQTNSGTESGTRVAQNTAQQAPARGCKIENFESQSLFNCDIMQRPASRNLLVQHNLAERTGFEPARG; encoded by the coding sequence ATGGCAAGCGTAGCAAAAGATGGCAAAGGCTGGCGAATCCTCTTTGTGGCTCCCGATGGCAAGCGGAAAACCCTTCGCCTTGGCCGTGTGGACAAAAAGACGGCGGAGAGCATCCGTGTCCACGTGGAGGCGTTGCTGGCTTCCCGCATCAGCGGCTTACCGGTCCAGCAGGCCACCGCAACCTGGTTGAACACGATCGGTGAGGCCCTCAAAGAGAAATTGGCCAAGGCGGGGTTGATTGACTCGGCAGCCACAGCAAAGCTTGGCTCGTATCTGGAGGCTTACTTAGCGACTCGCACCGCAACGTATGCCCCCGCTACAAGGATCGTGTGGGGCCATACGATCCGCAACCTTTGCGACTTCTTCGGGCGGGAGTGTCGGCTTGCGGATATCACGCCAGAGAAAGCGGAGGCCTTCCGCCAGTATCTGATGGGGCAGGGGTTGGCTGATACCACGATCAACAAGCGGCTGCAGTTTGCCCGGATGTTCTTTGCCCACGCTCAGCGGATGGGGTTGATCCAGGGCAATCCTTTTGGATTCGTCACGCATCGGGCAGGCGATCCATCAGGCCGGCGCGTCTACGTGAGCGTAGAGGACACACTCCGGCTGATTGAGAACGCCCCCAACGTATGGTGGCGGCTTCTCATCGCCCTCGCCCGCTTCGGTGGATTGCGGATCCCATCGGAAGCATTCTCTCTACGTTGGGCGGACGTCAACTGGGCGGATGGCCGGATCGTGGTATCCTCACCGAAGACGGCCAGTAAGGGGAAGCCCTACCGCGTCATACCGATGTTTCCTCTGCTGAAGCCCTACCTGGAAGAGGCCTGGGACGCCACGTTACCCGGGGCGGAATACGTGTTCCCGGAGGAATACCGCCGCCGTGCTCAAGGCCCGGCCGGCTGGATCAACTGCAACCTGCGAACTACCTTTGAGAAGATAATCCGCCGGGCGGGATTGGAACCATGGCCAAGACTCTGGCACAATTTACGGGCTTCGTGTGAATCCGATCTAGCCCAAGCGTTTCCTCTGGCCGTGGTCACCAAGTGGTTGGGCAATACCCCCTCTATCGCGTTACGCCATTATGTGGATCCCACGGATGCGGCATACCAGGTAGCCCTCCAGTGGAGGCCCAAGACCAAAGTGGACTCGAACCGTGTACAGCCGGACACCACTGGTGTTCAAACGAACAGTGGCACAGAATCCGGCACACGGGTGGCACAAAATACGGCACAGCAGGCTCCCGCAAGGGGTTGCAAGATAGAGAACTTTGAATCCCAAAGCCTGTTCAATTGCGACATTATGCAACGCCCTGCGAGTCGTAACTTATTGGTACAACATAACTTAGCGGAGAGGACAGGATTCGAACCTGCGAGGGGTTGA
- a CDS encoding Mu-like prophage major head subunit gpT family protein: MTTATRTLQLKAAPLIVEAEKEKKPVKVRITAYTGGIMTVPGWGPVIIDLQGLDLPQRVTLLLDHEGRTEATIGWGIPKTDGKTLVIDGTVTEATDAGKLVIALLKDDVPLQASVGVETNQYRPLKPGDTITVNGQTITVESDTFLIEGGILREVSVVPLGADKQTMVTLAAGVRNMTHQPAPPENSSPGETIEAKYILDLLSVCGDDMSTFRQAIENRLPLETAKALAETRRRPVIPPVLNAEVKDTPASILAAAALKLLGKESLAEKELGAETLSAAASYKPRTALDLCGMACQMSLGYAPRGTNEIIRAAFSTTDLPVALGVAANKIALDAYQQAPATWKSFARIVSAKDFKEHTGIRLTGDFKLEELAAHGEIRHANVGEETITYKVTTYAKMLMLDRQHIINDDIAILDQIPTIFGRAAARKVADLVYTVLLSNPGGFFSAAHSNLITGAESGLSVASLAEAIAALRKQTDADGLPLDLVPRVLLVPPELEATARQVLNSVELYRSGGDQLPAGNPFAGLNIALEVEPRLSNTYFPGNSTAAWYLLCGPADGSFLVAFLNGQQGPTIEPVDPGADKLGTGWRCYIDIGAAAADWRCAVKASGA, encoded by the coding sequence ATGACGACCGCAACAAGAACCCTCCAACTAAAAGCCGCCCCGTTAATTGTTGAGGCCGAAAAGGAAAAGAAGCCAGTTAAGGTACGCATCACGGCCTACACCGGGGGCATCATGACTGTGCCGGGGTGGGGACCGGTCATCATCGATCTGCAGGGCCTTGATTTACCGCAGCGGGTTACTCTGCTCTTGGATCACGAAGGCCGTACCGAAGCCACCATTGGTTGGGGAATACCTAAAACCGACGGAAAAACCTTAGTGATTGACGGTACGGTAACAGAAGCCACGGACGCCGGCAAACTCGTCATTGCTCTACTGAAAGATGACGTCCCCTTGCAGGCCAGTGTGGGTGTTGAAACGAACCAATACCGGCCGTTGAAGCCTGGGGATACCATCACGGTCAACGGGCAAACAATCACTGTCGAATCAGACACTTTTCTTATCGAGGGTGGAATCCTCCGGGAAGTTTCAGTTGTCCCGCTGGGAGCGGACAAACAGACGATGGTCACGTTAGCAGCAGGAGTGAGGAATATGACACACCAACCAGCTCCCCCTGAGAACTCGTCACCTGGTGAGACGATCGAGGCGAAATATATCCTGGACTTACTCTCTGTGTGCGGAGATGACATGAGCACATTCAGGCAAGCCATCGAAAACCGGTTGCCACTTGAGACCGCGAAAGCTCTCGCTGAGACCCGCCGCCGCCCGGTGATTCCTCCAGTACTCAATGCTGAGGTCAAGGACACACCCGCTTCCATCCTTGCCGCCGCCGCCTTGAAACTGCTTGGTAAAGAGTCATTGGCGGAAAAGGAACTTGGTGCGGAGACTCTATCGGCGGCTGCCAGCTACAAGCCGCGAACCGCTCTTGATCTTTGCGGCATGGCTTGTCAAATGAGTTTGGGCTATGCCCCCCGGGGAACCAACGAGATTATTCGGGCGGCTTTCTCCACGACAGACTTGCCCGTTGCCCTGGGTGTGGCGGCCAACAAAATCGCCCTCGATGCCTACCAGCAAGCCCCCGCGACATGGAAATCCTTTGCCCGGATTGTGTCGGCCAAGGATTTCAAGGAACATACTGGTATCCGCTTGACCGGTGACTTCAAACTTGAAGAGCTGGCCGCCCACGGCGAAATTAGGCACGCCAATGTGGGAGAGGAAACCATCACTTACAAGGTGACCACCTACGCCAAAATGCTCATGCTGGACCGCCAACACATCATCAATGATGACATCGCGATCCTGGACCAAATCCCCACGATCTTCGGACGTGCCGCTGCGCGGAAGGTGGCCGATCTGGTTTACACGGTGCTTCTCAGTAATCCGGGCGGTTTTTTCTCCGCTGCCCACAGCAACCTGATTACTGGTGCGGAATCTGGGCTGAGTGTCGCCAGCCTTGCCGAAGCCATCGCGGCCCTACGCAAACAAACGGACGCCGACGGCTTGCCGCTGGACCTGGTGCCCCGTGTTCTTCTCGTCCCACCCGAACTGGAGGCGACCGCCCGGCAAGTGCTCAACAGTGTCGAACTCTACCGCTCGGGCGGAGACCAGCTCCCTGCTGGTAATCCCTTCGCTGGCCTGAACATCGCGTTAGAGGTCGAGCCACGGCTGAGTAATACGTACTTCCCTGGTAACAGCACCGCTGCCTGGTATCTGCTCTGCGGCCCTGCGGATGGTAGCTTCCTTGTGGCCTTCTTGAATGGCCAACAGGGGCCAACCATCGAACCAGTGGACCCCGGAGCGGATAAGCTTGGCACCGGCTGGCGATGCTACATCGATATAGGAGCGGCTGCCGCGGACTGGCGGTGTGCCGTGAAAGCATCCGGTGCCTGA